The Lycium barbarum isolate Lr01 chromosome 4, ASM1917538v2, whole genome shotgun sequence nucleotide sequence ctataaattgtgctcctctatccatgataatagatatcggaacaccatggagtcgcactatctccttaagatataaccttgcataatcttccgccgaatatgtggttctgactggaagaaaataagctgatttcgtgagtctgtccacgatcacccatatggagtcatatttgcttcgggaacgaggtagccctacaatgaaatccatattaatcacttcccatttccaagttggaatctccgtagcttgcaataatcctcctggcctttgatgttcgattttcacttgttggcaatttggacattgagttaCAAATTCTGCGATGTCTTTCTTTattccatcccactaatacattagcttgagaacatgatacatctttatcgcttctgggtgaatagaataccgagaataatgagcttcttctagaatccgatgaCGTAGTcccgcaacatttggaacacatagcctgtctcggtatctaaaactccatctgtagaaatttcaaatggcgaCTTTTCTTTCTCATAAAAGGTATCTCTGTAGTGACTTAACTGAGGGTCGTCATATTggtgctctctcacctccatatctaaggatgaaacggttgggttatgaataccaattcttgcattTTCTGAATCAATTAGgtgaactccaaggctggctagttggtggagctcacaaattaattctttcttctccgaaggaacctcacatagacttcccattgatttgcggctaagtgcatcaactactacattcgccttcccaggatgatataaaatgctcacatcataatcttttagtaactctaaccatcgtctctaccgaagattcaactccttctgcttgaaaatatattgaagactcttgtgatttgtgtaaatatcaacatgtacaccatacaaatagtgtctccacatctttagtgcatgaataaccacagcgaattcaagatcatgggtcggatagctcttctcatgttttcgcaactgccgggaagcataggcaataactttgccatgctacatcaacaaacaacctaacccaacaccggaggcatcacaatacacaacatagccatctggcccttctgggagtgtcaggactggggctgaagttaatttatctttcaattcctgaaaactgcgttcacaagcatcagtccattgaaatttcgctaacttctgagttagcttcgtcaatggtgctaaAATAGAGGAAAACTCTTCCATaaaccttctgtagtaacctgccaatcccagaaagctacggacttctgtaggcgttataggccttggccaagtcttcacaacctctatTTTCTgattatcaactcgaatgccatcaactGAAATTTGCATAAAGTTTTGGTGCCTGCCGAGCGCGCTTCAATAAAATTTGCATAAAGTTTTGTACAGAGCTCCGTTTTGACTCCAAAATATATccttggaaaggtatttcaaagggatatagctttcatgttttaaattttctcaaattcctaacaGATTTTCACGAATCTGGCTGGAAGACAGATCTTCCATAAACTTAGTCGATCCtatcgaatcttatgcacctcactATTCGTCTTGATTCCAAAataactatttccacccaaactcacCCCGATGGgacttcatatggctaaaatgtcacgttaacactcatttaacacattcacacttaattcgaatttacggagtgttacacttaattattttcctatttctcaaaatattcttttgaAAACATAATCCCTAACTCCCTCTCAATTCCTGCCTCAATCACCCTTTTCATTACAAAGTACTTTTACATATATAATCttttgtaaaaaagaaaaaaattaagaatattttatccattttatcAAAAGAGCAACTTATCAATATTTTCTTTATCAAACACATCAATGTTATTACCAGCTTCAAGATTTTACTCAAACTAGTCTCTATAAACATGTGCAGTTGCACGTTATTCTCAGTAATCTGAATCATagtaaaaaaaagtaaaaaatagtACTATTTATTTTACGAGTTTCATGGATATTAGTATAGTATGGGATTGTAACTACATAGTACTTTTTGAAAATTGATATTCTCGGTATTTAGTTTTTCTTCATTTCCCCATATAGAAAACATGTTACGTATCTTAGTAGCCCAGTTGGTTGGCTAACTAAACTTTGACTTGTTATTGAGGGTTCAATTGCCCACCTTGTAATCTCCTCCCctatttccccttcccctacccttAAACATGTTACGACTAAGATATTTcaatattagagattaagtgaCTATAGAGTTCGTAGCTAATTCCAACTTTTCTTTTAGTGTACCCGTAGCACTACTATGACCAATCACATATCTTTTTTCTCAAGAAATTTGTAGAATTTTGTTATCTTCTTTCTAGCGTAATACAACAAAAGTTTTTCTGGTAGTTAATCGTATATATTAATCACCAAGTAATATGTACAAATCCATCGTCTAGCACACATTGCTAGTTATCCCAGAATGGAAAACAAAAGCATATcctgttgggaagaaacaagaaataaccaaattgcacgacaagGTAACAGCaaaagaaatacccaagtcaaaacttcccacattatttgaaccaagagaagacaataaacactagcacaaatggaaatccaggcagcagctataccaacaataaaatagcaaagcaagcaacaataaatcgaatggaagagacaccaaatttacgtggtaaaaccccttcaaggtgaagaggaaacatccacgggacctccggcccacaaaagctccactataaacaacaagagttacaacaatgttctccaaatggctacaacaacaaagcctagcacggagcaacaatacataaaagatagcaccaaaactagcaaagaaaagagagaaatcacccccaaaaatgagctgctgttcgtactcgaaaactggagaTACATACCGCAAAATCCGATCTGCACCGTTGCAATCtaagaaccagatgttgagaacccctagttcaaatttcagcacgatccaacggtcAACGAATCAGAAAcgcaatttaaagcggactgctgtagcagaaaatttctggacgaaaatctgctttctctctcacgtttttctctctatatggctgctatgaattcactcttgtgttcagaaaataagacctaaattcatcctatatatagaggaaattttgggcaaaattggcctggtccaaattggattgagttttattaatccaattccacacaggaagggaaaacccaaaaacctaattagattgagttttattaatccaattctacataggaagggaaaacccaaaaacctaacaattctccccctcccgactatgtggaggaaacTTCCATCCCGGCGATCAAGCAACACTCTAAATCTAGACTTGCAGCTAAGCCTAGGACAACCTGAATAGAGGACATCTTCACAAATGGAGAaaagatttcatcaaaatcaactctCTTCTTCTGATTAAAGCCCTTGACAAACAATCTAGCTTTGGATCGTGGAACTCggttaccatcttcatgtttcaccctaaaaacccacctgtttttcaaagcttttctgtctctaggaagcttaaccagatcaaatatatgattatcatgtaaggatttaatctcatcttgcatagcatcaaaccacctttctttttcttcactatccatggtctcatcaaaactttcaggttctcccCATCAGTCGagagtacaaactcattgggagaataacgagatgaaggtactttctctctaatagatcttctgagagaactctctagaacatcaATAACAACTAGTTGCTGGCTAACCACatcatcttccactggagcatcaacaacatcatgctggtcattctgaacatgatcactatcttcattatcaacttgatcttcattattttgaagattttcttcaggtgcaatagtcacagGAACTGGATTAACATCAACTAAGCTTTCATTGCTCAGAGAATCAGCCTtctcagctttgtcaaaatcttcaattgtctgATCTTCAAAGAacataacatcacggcttctaacaagtttcttctcaactggatcatagaaaTGATAGACAAATTCATcttgaccataaccaatgaagatgcactgcctagttttaacttccagctttgacctctcatccttaggaacatgcacaaaagccttacacccgaagactctcagatgagcataagagacatccttactaaaccaaactctgtcagggacatcaccatccaaagcaacagtaggagataaattgataacataagcagcagtattaagtgcttctgcccaaaatgaatctggcagcttagcatctgaaagcaaacatctaaccctctcaactagagttctgttcatcctctctgctaaaccatttaactgaggagtatttggaggagttttctgatgccgaataccctgctgtctacaataattatcaaagggaccaatgtattcaccaccattatctgagcggatgcattttagtttcttccctatctgtctctcaaccaaggcctgaaaagtcttgaacacatcaagtacttgatccttggacttcaaaggaaatacccagagtttgcgagaatgatcatcaataaaagtcacaaagtaaagtgcaccaccacgagagcttactttaaaaggaccacacaaatGAGAATGTACCAACTCCAGAAAATCAAGCTTTCTTGAAGGTGAATGACTCTAAAAAGAAACTCTTTTTTGTTTCCCGGCTAAGtaatgaacacatctctttaactttgcttgtttcactccagaaagcaaattcttcttagccaagtTATCAATCCCCTTCTCGATCATATGACTCAACCTTCTATGCCATAATTCTAatgaagtatcattctccactaaatttactgagtcaccacaaatggagccctgaaataagtacaagtcagacATCTTGTAACCTCAAGCCACAACCATTGAACCTTTAAGAAGCTTCCACTGGCCACCACCAATGGTTTGATCATAACCATCATCATCAAGCTTTTTTACAGAAATTAAATTCAGacgaacatctggagcatgcttgacattgttaagaaccaacgtcgaaccgttcttacttttcaagcagACTGTGCCAATACCAagtacctcaacctcactatcattgcccattcgtaaattttcaaaattacccgcagtataagaagaaaataattccttctttggcgtgacatgagaagtggcacctgaatccacaaaccaggtagactcatcacaaacaagattgatatcatttttaccacaagcaacaagaagatcattttcagcaacagcagcaacacgattttcattatcgccttctttcttttgccttttctggtctctcttaatcttgtagcaatgtttcttgatgtgccatttcaagtgacaatagtcacatgtaagatttttgtacctggaggatcttgacttgcttctacttttacctctgtcattctgacctctgaagttacttctccccctgtcttcagtaaccaaaacatcggagtgtaaagttgaagaagacgaagcttgagatatttttctcatctcttcatttaaaacaccactcttagcatattccatagttacacTATCACAGGGGGCataattagtcaaagaaactcgaagagtttcctaagagtctggcagagtattaagaagctaaagtccctgtatttcttcatcaaacttgacacccattccagacagctgattaaggacaccctgaaaatcattgatatgatcagaaatagggatgctctctttgtatctaatattcatcaattgttttagtaggaacaacttattattgcTAGTTTtcgaagcataaagtgtctcgagcttttcccacaagcttttagcatttgtctcattcacaatatgattttgaacattatcttcaacccattgcctgatatagccacaaacctgtaagtgctcaaattcccaatcctcatcttcaatagactcgggtttcttagaagcaaacacaggtaaatgcaatttcttgacaaatagaagatctttcatcttgcttttccaaatatggtaattactgtCATTTAAACAAtccatcttgctcatatttgcctccatcattcaaatagacaattgacacaaccaaatacaaccacaagctctgataacactttgttgggaagaacaagcaataaccaaattgcacgacgagataatagcggaagaaatacccaagtcgaaacttcccacactatttgaaccaagagaagacaataaacagtagcacaaatggaaatccaggcagcagctataccaacaataaaatagcaaagcaagcaaaaataaatcgaatggaagagacaccaaatttacgtggtaaaaccccttcaaggtgaagaggaaacatccacgggacctccggcccacaaaagctccactataaacaacaagagttacaaaaatgttctccaaatggctacaacaacaaatccaagcACGgatcaacaatacataaaagatagcaccaaaactagcgaagaaaagagagaaatcacccccaaaaatgagctactgttcgtactcgaaaactggagatacatacctcaaaatacgatctccaccgttgaaatcgaagaaccagatgttgagaacgCCTAGTTAAAATCGCAGCActatccaacggttaacgaatcgggaaacgcaatttaaagcgaactgctgtagcagaaaatttctggacgaaaatctgttTTCTCTCTCACTTTTCTCTCTCTATAtagctgctatgaattcactcttgtgtttagaaaataagacctaaattgatcctatatatagaggaaattttgggcaaaattggtctggtccaaattggattgggttttattaatctaATTCCACacaggaagggaaaacccaaaaatctAATTGGATtaggttttattaatccaattccacataggaagggaaaacccaaaaacctaacataTCCACAATTATGTGCTATGTCAAAATCAGAAAGAGCTAAAAGGTATGATATCAATAACCTCATCTCTCTTGCGATGCTATCCccaaatagaaaaagaaaaggagattaattttctcaaaaaaaatatAACGTGACCATGTTCCTGGTATACTTGAGATAATTAGTGAATGAAACCTAGTAATAATAGGATACTATTCCTAACAATAATAATATTCCTAACGTAGGTTGAGTAAGTTTTGTAATTAGGTTTAAGAAGTATGTTCACTACGAAATAGGATTAGAGCTTACGTTAGgaatattattattgttattaatgGCATAAAAATCCTTCAAAATTTGAAAGATATTTTaatcaaccaacatttatattcatgcttttaaaatagtaTAGATTATTCAATAATTATTTGTAGAGTTATTATTAACATTAAATATATTTATCAACACTTGTGCTTATCAAGTATTCACCTTGAACTAACTCCAACGGAGGAGGAGATCACCTCCGGTAACTTTTGGTCTAGTAAAGCTCGACACTAAACTTGATCCGCGTGTCATTATGAAGGTCTAAATTCATTTTGCAGTGCTGCttccttcgtttcaatttatgtgatatattcTTATTTCAAGAGCCAAATGAGTTTTTCATCAACCACAATTTTTTTTAGTATGTGTTttaaatatatatcaattatcatgacttataatacttttttttCTAAGGAGTATATGAAGtttctttcaaaaaatttaaagatttcatgtCAAATTTTATCATCAAAATTTAAAAGTTTTGACTCTTGAATTTCAAACcacgccacataaattgggacgtaCAGAGTATTAGTCttcaataattttttaaaaaaaatttatagCGTGAGAAAAAAATCCCCAATTCTTCCTCATAATCGTTCTCTACTCTTCAAGCTAGGTTCTTCTTTCTATTATTGTTGTCTGCGCCTCAACTTCTTCCTCATATTTCTTTGTTTTTCCCCTAACAATTcctcttgaaaaaaaaaaaaaaaaagtgaaagctTTGAAAATCAGCACAATTACCAGAGATCTAAATATTTGCACTAAAATGATTGTCCAGACGCACCTCCCAGCAATCTTAAAAGAACTCCCTTAAAGCTTTTTTCAAATGTGAATTGAATAAACCTAGCTCCCAAAAATCAAAGCTCCTATCTCATGGAATAAATACTGTGAAGAAGTCAGCGCCTGGATGTGAAGAATTCCGGTCACTCTAATTTTGATTGATCTCTAATGTCCAAGCACATCCCAAAATAAAACTGGAACTAGAAATTGATAATTGGTATATATTCATTGATTTTCTTAATACAAGTacaaaatttggacaaaaattaTTGTATTCGATTGAACTCGTAATCAAAGCTCCATCTCCGCTGCAGCCCCCAAACGGGCTCCAACTTTTTGGACAAGCAAACACGCCTTTATTCCTTCTGAAATAGGGCATTCATCGTAAACCATTTCCTTTTCATGTTAGTCTTTATGCCTGGAGATCTCTTACTCCCCTAGTCTTAAAGTTTGGCGTTCTTACTAAAAATATTTGTATTAAATCATAAATAACGGTAAAATAGTAAAACATCCCTCCTAATTAATAGTATTTTTTTAAGGAGCATGTAAGTGAAAAACAATACAAACATTTTGAGACGAAGGGAATAGTCTTTTAGCATTAGACTTCTTCCACTTCAAAGCGAAATATCCCGGTCTTCCTCCCATTGCAAAGGCATAGACAACGAAGCATAAGAAcgcagaaaaggaaaaaaaactaaTATTCGTTGGTCTCAAATAATGTGAAAGTGGTTGATTAGATATGAATTTCAAGAAAGTAATCAGAACTTTTAATATTTAAACTAAAGCGAATATCaaaatttaaaactttttaagactaaaaaggaaagtatggACAGATTGAACGTAAGAGTAAAGGAATATGAGATGTATTCAATCCAGTAAAGCTACTTTCAGTAGTATCCTATCTTGAGATCGATCGACTTTATTTTTTCACCTACAATCAGGAATAGTTTGTCTGTTAAAAATACAGTCTGTTAATTATATGAAAAGCATTGATCAACTTGCAGTCTTTTCCCATTACAATGGCGACAAGAACTGCTCTGCATTGAAAATAAAATAATCCAATCCACTATATTCTATTTAATTCTGAGCTGAACGGAATACTtgttttgaaacacaaaaagTACAAGAACTGCGGTTGTAGTTATTTGTAGTGTAACTAACCACAATAAAGCATAAAATCGAGAAAACGTATGAACACCCTTCACAACCATGAAATTAGACTTCTGTTTTTAGTGAAGAACATTACCTTGGAATTATTATTGGTAAAGAAAACGAAACAACAATTTTAGTAACGAAGACATTACCTTGGCATATGCTTTTCCTGGAGCAGTTTAGTCTTCCGGAAATTTATATGTCACTAGAAAATATAAAGAATTTCTACTTCCTCTGATTTAATTTGTTTGGCTGAAGGTCAAATTACCTAATGTTCGGTGTGAATTCGGACAAAatcttcacttttttttaaacatatttaaaaactacataaaaatacTATAAATCACATTAGTCAACAGTACAAAATATTTAGAAAGTATTTGAAAAAATTACggtaaaagaaaataagtgtaCGTGCATTAATCAGACATGACTGTTACGGGCACATGTGAAAATGGACAAAGGTGGTGGGTGGTGGATGATAAAGGGGAGAAATGAATAGTGAAACATAGGTGAAATGAAAAGGCCAGAAAAGATATTCCTACTTTCACAAACAACAAGTAGTATAAGAGTAATATATTCAATTAAATATAATGCATGGTTGGTTGCTTGGTACTGGTGAAGGGGACCCTGTTGTACCATAGGGGTTTATAAGGGTATGACCCATTTCTTCCATGGGTCCCCTCCCCCTACACCCCTCCCttaacccccaccccaccccctctcTTTCCTTCTCTTATAAGTGTTGTGGTGTGACTATATTATTTGGGAGAAGAAAAGTTATATTCTTGGATGCATCCTTTTGTTTTCAACTTTCTTGCTTCTTCTTAATTTTCTTACCCCTTTAATTCTTCTTCTGTAAATATATGTACATTTAAAGATGAATTCAGCAGCAGCACAAGATAATAAAGACTTGGAAAATACCAATAAGAAGATAAAGAGAAATCGAGACAGCAGCAAGCACCCGGTTTTTCGAGGAGTTCGAATGAGGAGTTGGGGAAAATGGGTGTCCGAAATCCGTGAGCCACGTAAGAAATCCCGTATTTGGCTCGGGACCTTCCCGAATCCAGAAATGGCAGCTCGAGCTCATGACGTGGCAGCTTTAAGCATAAAAGGTAATTCAGCTATTCTCAACTTCCCTGAACTAGCTGGTTCACTTCCTAGACCAGTCACACTCAGCCCGCGTGACATTCAAGCAGCAGCAGCTAAAGCAGCAGCAATGGACAAGTTCGAtataaataataacaataatatcactgcgacttcttcttcttctgattCACCAAATAATCCCACAATTACTACTTCAACTTCGTCATCCTCAAATATGTcaacttcttcatctttatcaTCATTGGTATCGGCGATTGACTTAGCGACTTCAGAGGAATTGACACAAATAATTGAGCTGCCAAGACTAGGGACGACTTTTTTTGACAATGAATTCAACAATGATTTTGTTTTTGCTGACTGTTATTCAGCTGTGGAAACAGGATGGTTATATCCTGAAGATGGAGGAATGATTTCAAGCTGTTTTGAACCTTCTTTGTTGTGGAATTACTGATAATTAAGTGACGTGTGATGGAACCTTTCAAATTTGTGTGGactggggatttttttttttttttttactttttttttttagtgtttgtatAAAAGAAAGTTTTagccttttcttcaatttttctgtAGAGGGGCTAAAAAGACTTTTCATTCCCCATTTCTCCTTTGTGTAGCTTTCTTCTTCAATAAATCTAACTGTACAGTGTTAGGAAGGGAAGAATTAAAAGGGTCATAAATGCATGCCTTGTCAATGTTGGTCTACTGACCTATCAGATCTCCCCCTTTCATTTCTGGGTTTCTTCTGTTTTAAATGAGTGATGTTAACTGTTAAGCTAATGCTAACTCCCATCTATAAACTAGAACAGATTAGAAGTTCAAAGATCTGTTCTTGACTAGGTATACATCTGGATTTAATTAGCagtgtaatttttatttttatttttattttttaactatTGATGAATTTTAGCGTATAATAGCAGGTTGCTGACTTGCtgtattatcattactattctaTCGTTATCTAATTCTTCAATTTTGCTGCTACTGTTATTTCTTTTACTTTGAAAATCTTTACTACTATTTTTATTGTCATTACTTTTCTTCATTATTTTCATCATATCTCTTTTACTCTTATATTtctcaaatctattttgaaaatcattttattgaactaagggtctttcggaaacaatctCCCTACCCGCAAGAGATAGGGGTAAGATCTGCATATGCCCCACACTCCTTAGACCTCACTTGTATGATCAcgatgggtatgttattgttgttagtTGTCATATTTACTAAATtacaaattcatgaattatgaaGAAATTTACCTATGATTACCTCATACTAAGTGACATGAATTGTGTAATCATTCTTTTTACTGTCAGTATGTAATAGCTAAACTCTATAAATACTTTGTTCGAATATATGAGACATAAATTTTTTCCTTAATTTTCGTTCTGAGTTGCGTGCGTCCTAAAAGATATTGCACTATTCATCAGACAATTCAGATACTGAAACTGCTCACTAATTTCTTCCACATGTTGTGCAACAAACAATTCTTCTACATTATTGTGATAATGATCATTAGCACTGACAATTTTCGTTTCAGTTTTGTCCCTAGAAAACTCAAATAGTAGATAATTAAAGGGAAAAAAGACCTTgaccatttttatttttcaggTGAATTTTCTTTCTGTAAATTGTAATGAATTCTCATAACTAAAAAAATTTAAAGCTAGGTACTAGCCATCAAAgtagatttttttgttttttaagttAAGTTACCTTCCTGGTGGGGGGTTAGCCAGACCCCTACCATGTATATTTATCAGAGTCAAATACACAAAAGAGGTATTTGAAGCCTAACCCCTTAGCAAAAATAGAAGATTGTCGACAAACCCACATCTTTACAAAGTTAAACCTACTTCTAAACAACCTAAAGACCGAAAGAGAAGGCAGTAAGAAATAAATGAGAGGATTCTCTCTTTATTCATATACAACTTACAAAAACTTAGCACCTAGATGTAAAGACTATGCAACATCCCCATAGACTATTTAATGATGTCTTTTGGTCCTAATTCGAAAATTAGGAATCCTCCAAGTATCCATATTCATGCATCCTTTGACCTTGTTTGGGAGTAGAGAGAGACCATCAAATATTTGATGCAGAAATTAATGAGCTGAAAACCCTATTTAGGTTACCCTTAATTTGCAGTGTCGACTGTGAAAGGAAAGAAGAAGGCTTTGCTTTCTTGGATCATGTGGCAGTGGGAGAAAGTGATAAATAGCTGTGTTTTGATATAAACATGTGATGCTGACAAATAAATGCTCTTTTATATCTTAAAAACTGTTACTCCTACGCTATATgatttatttctaaatatagtaACAGTATCCATCTCGAATTCATCCCATTCCTTGCTATTTAtgcaggggcggatccaccctttgGGGTGGAGTGGCATGGCATCCCCtcgattaataatttttttatatacttatgttgtaatttgcttaaattaggttaaatatttaaTCCTATCACCCCCAAtcgtaaattagacaaaggtgccgcggctggtagacacaagtttgaatatATCTTTAACATTTTCCGATTCCCGTTTTTCTTTGcgctttttacttcctttgtaccagtaatttCCTTTTCGGCCctcctaattttctatttatcttttattatttatattgtctttcctcttttctattattttatctgtgatctttagcgagaacacacaaatagaaacttcaaaattccttaaattaagcatttctcttaatctcaaatctgtgagtatttaaatcgaaaaacttgggtttcaatgagaattttggattgagatcaaaattcatttttttaataatttcttttgtttattactctctccgtccatgtttacttgtctatatttgacttgggacactcttaataagcaataaataaaatgagaaatgaattggagtacttactaataagggtaaaataggtataaaatggtaaattatgtcttggtttttcaaactatataacttacaagtaaaagtggacatataattttattataatggacaaagaaaaatggacggagtgagtgtattataaaaatttatgctattctataattgttaaattcaatttaaattacTCTACTAATTGTGATGGAAACATcgtaagcactgcttagaaaaaacatgaaatttatgatttattgttgagaacttgtagtttatctaattctacatttacttatggggtgtatttacgtattgaagagtttttctattatttttattattttgattggtgtaattcccttattgaagatgttattttacttgtgcaaattcattttttaa carries:
- the LOC132635813 gene encoding dehydration-responsive element-binding protein 3-like; its protein translation is MNSAAAQDNKDLENTNKKIKRNRDSSKHPVFRGVRMRSWGKWVSEIREPRKKSRIWLGTFPNPEMAARAHDVAALSIKGNSAILNFPELAGSLPRPVTLSPRDIQAAAAKAAAMDKFDINNNNNITATSSSSDSPNNPTITTSTSSSSNMSTSSSLSSLVSAIDLATSEELTQIIELPRLGTTFFDNEFNNDFVFADCYSAVETGWLYPEDGGMISSCFEPSLLWNY